Part of the Alkaliphilus flagellatus genome, GAGTTGAAAAAAGTAGTCTGACAGAAGAGTTAACACAATTGGAAAAAAGATTAAAGGAATACGAAATGTCAGAGGCTGATGAAAGTTTTATTATTAAAAATTTAAAAAAGGATTTGGAAAAGTACCAAGTAGTATCTGGATATAAAACTATTGAGGGTCCTGGAATTGTTGTTACAATTGATGATCCTATACAAGATCATCCCGGCCATGGAGAAAGCAGTTTTATTATGTATAACTATGATATTCTTTTAGGTGTTATTAACAAACTAAATGGAGCAGGAGCAGAGGCTATTTCAATTAATGATCAAAGATATACTTCAACAACTGAAATTTATTACACTTCAAATTCTGTACTAGTTAATTCTGTACCCACCTTACCACCCTTTACTATAAAAGTAGTTGGTGATGCAGAATCATTATACGCAGCCCTTAATATGAGGTTTGGAATTATTGAAGAAATGAGAGAACTATACAAATTGCAGGTTAATATAAAAAAGGAAAACAATGTTGTAATACCTCGTTATAATAAAACCACTAACTTTAAATATGCAAAACCTATAGATGCTACTTCCTAGAAAAGTAGAGGTGTAATTATGAAAATACAGTTAAATAAAATAATAATAATAATTCTTTTATGCACTATTCTTGGTTTTTTTATAGCTATTCAAGTGAAGAACGTACAAGGTGATTATAGCTTTGTAAGCTTAAAAACGATAACAGACCTTCAAAATATGGTGAAAAGAGAACAGGAAGAAGTCTCAAATATGAAAGAACTCATAGCTTCTAATAAAAGTAAACTTATTGAATATGAAAATGCTATTCGAGAAGGCGGAAGTATTAAAGATGTTTTGAAAAAAGAAAATGAACAACTCAAAACCATAAGTGGATTTGTGGACTTAGAAGGTCCTGGAATTATTATTAAGCTTAGTGATAGTGAGAGAGAATTGTACGAGTGGGAAAATCCAAATGATGTTATTGTACATGATGCAGATGTACTCAATATTATAAATGACTTAAAAATAGCAGGAGCAGAAGCACTGTCTATTAATGGACAAAGAATAATGAGTATATCAGAAATTCAATGTGCAGGATATACTATTACTATAAATAATCATACCTATGGACAACCATTTATTATAAAAGCTATAGGCAATCAAGATACTTTAGGTGCAGCAGTTAAATCACCAGATTCTAATGCTTTTATTTTAAAAGAGGTATATGGACTAGGACTAGAAGTAGAAACTGATGAGCATGTAAGAATTGCCAAATATAATAATAGTATTGTTTGGAAATACCTAACGCCGAAGGAAGGTGAATAAAATGATTTTTGCTATATTAGGATTGATGTTAGGAGTCTTTTTAGGATTAAAGTTAGATATAACTTATCCGGCCAAATATGCTCTTTATATTTCTGTAGCTATTTTGGCTTCTCTAGATTCTGTTTTTGGTGCAATACGTTCCATGCTAGAAAATAAATTTAATACTGAAATATTTGTTTCAGGTTTTTTTGGTAATGCTATTCTGGCTGGATTTTTAGCATATATTGGAGACCGTTTAGGTGTACCTTTATACTATGCAGCAATTTTTGCATTTGGAGGAAGACTTTTCCAAAACTTTGCCATTATCCGTAGACATTTATTAGATAAAATTCGTTTTCGATCAACTGCGAAATAAGTTGGGCCAATAGTCACGGAAATTTTGATGAAGAACTAGGACCTTTGTTGGTGTTTTTTTATTTCGAATTATATACAATAAAATTTTATATATTATTGTATATAAAAAAAAAGGAAATCTGTGATTTTTGTTGAATTAATCTATAGTTTATAAAATAATACAAATGTTATTTCTTACAACACATAGGAAATTGTATGCTTTTTAAAACTGCAAATAAGTTATAATTTCCGTAATGTGTTTCAACAAAATCGACATTGAGAATCTTTGAAAAAGATTTTGTTCTTAAATAGATTTAATATTTATTAAAGACAACCATGGATTATGCCATGACATAAAAACGAATGAAGCTATTTACATAACAAGGGGGTAATATTGTGTTGGAATTTGATATGAATATGGAGCCATTCGCTAATATTAAAGTAATTGGTGTTGGCGGTGGAGGTAATAATGCTGTAAATCGTATGATTGAGTCAGGTCTAAAGGGAGTGGAGTTTATTTCTGTAAATACAGATAAACAGGCTTTATTCACTTCTAAAGCTGAACATAAATTGCAAGTTGGTGAAAAGCTTACGAGGGGTTTAGGTGCTGGTGCGAATCCTGAAATTGGGAAGAAAGCAGCAGAGGAAAGTAGGGAAGATATAGCCCAATTACTACAAGGAGCAGATATGGTATTTATCACTTCTGGTATGGGTGGAGGTACAGGTACAGGTGCTGCACCTGTTGTTGCGGAAATTGCTAAGGAACTAGGTATACTTACTGTTGGGGTAGTAACAAAACCCTTTACTTTTGAAGGTAGAAGAAGAATGATCCATGCAGAGCAGGGTATACAGGAATTAAAAACTCGTGTGGATACTTTAGTTACTATTCCTAATGATAGACTACTTCAAGTAATTGAAAAGAAAACAACTATGCTAGAGGCTTTTAGAATAGCAGATAATATATTAAAGCAAGGCGTTCAAGGTATTTCAGATTTAATTGCTGTACCAGGACTTGTTAATCTTGACTTTGCTGACGTAAAGACAATTATGTTGGAACAAGGTCTAGCTCATATGGGTATAGGTAATGCAAGTGGCGAAAACCGTGCTGCTGAGGCTGCAAAGCAAGCAATTCAAAGTCCATTACTAGAAACATCAATTACAGGTGCAAAGGGAGTTCTATTAAATATTACAGGCGGATCTAACTTAGGATTATTCGAAGTGAATGAGGCTGCCGAATTAGTGGCACAAGCTGCAGATCAGGATGCAAATATTATTTTCGGTGCAGTAATTGATGAAGATTTAAAAGATGAAATTAGAATTACAGTAATAGCTACTGGTTTTGAAAAAGATATGGTAAAAATGATAGATACTCAAGAACAGAATATCATTAGAAGACCTGAAATAAAAGAAGTCGCTGCTACAACTGAACAAGATGTGAAAAGTGATAGAAATGAAGATCTTGATATACCTATTTTTCTCAGGAGAAAAAGATAATATTTACATAAATAATAAATTAAATAAAAAATATAAAAGACCAAATTTATGGTCTTTTTCTTTTTCCCACGCTTTAATAGTATCGGATGACTTTTGTGATTAACATATTTCCACCTAAAATATAATACAAAGTGGTTTTTCGACTACAGATAATGACAAAAAAATAATATACAATCCTATATAATATACATAAATCCAAAAAAAATGAATAATTTTATAGTGAATATATTATGTCCCTATAAGGGGGAGAGTTATGATCGTATATGCTGAATATGTATTTTTAGAAAACTTTATTATGAATTATATAATATTATCTTTAACAGGTAAGTTTGCTAAATACCCTACTAAACGTACAAAATTAATCTTAGCATCTTCCTTAGGAGCTTTATATGCATTTATTATTTTTTTTCCATCTCTATATTTTTTATTTTCAATATTAATGAAGATTGCTTGTTCCATGTTAATAATTATTTTATCCTTCACGCCATACCGTTTCAAAGACTTTTTTAGGTTGATAGGTATATTTTATTTAATAACACTAATATTTGGAGGAGCGGGCTTTGCACTTTTTTATTTCACAAGCTTCAATGGAATTGTAAGTAATGGAATCTTTTACATGACAAATATATCAATAAAAAACATATTTATTTCTTGTGGCA contains:
- a CDS encoding small basic family protein, giving the protein MIFAILGLMLGVFLGLKLDITYPAKYALYISVAILASLDSVFGAIRSMLENKFNTEIFVSGFFGNAILAGFLAYIGDRLGVPLYYAAIFAFGGRLFQNFAIIRRHLLDKIRFRSTAK
- a CDS encoding DUF881 domain-containing protein, which encodes MKIQLNKIIIIILLCTILGFFIAIQVKNVQGDYSFVSLKTITDLQNMVKREQEEVSNMKELIASNKSKLIEYENAIREGGSIKDVLKKENEQLKTISGFVDLEGPGIIIKLSDSERELYEWENPNDVIVHDADVLNIINDLKIAGAEALSINGQRIMSISEIQCAGYTITINNHTYGQPFIIKAIGNQDTLGAAVKSPDSNAFILKEVYGLGLEVETDEHVRIAKYNNSIVWKYLTPKEGE
- a CDS encoding DUF881 domain-containing protein yields the protein MKELNGKVALGVLCAILGLTISMQFKAVKGNAGGFLSSQKAQQLALELKELRVEKSSLTEELTQLEKRLKEYEMSEADESFIIKNLKKDLEKYQVVSGYKTIEGPGIVVTIDDPIQDHPGHGESSFIMYNYDILLGVINKLNGAGAEAISINDQRYTSTTEIYYTSNSVLVNSVPTLPPFTIKVVGDAESLYAALNMRFGIIEEMRELYKLQVNIKKENNVVIPRYNKTTNFKYAKPIDATS
- the ftsZ gene encoding cell division protein FtsZ, with amino-acid sequence MLEFDMNMEPFANIKVIGVGGGGNNAVNRMIESGLKGVEFISVNTDKQALFTSKAEHKLQVGEKLTRGLGAGANPEIGKKAAEESREDIAQLLQGADMVFITSGMGGGTGTGAAPVVAEIAKELGILTVGVVTKPFTFEGRRRMIHAEQGIQELKTRVDTLVTIPNDRLLQVIEKKTTMLEAFRIADNILKQGVQGISDLIAVPGLVNLDFADVKTIMLEQGLAHMGIGNASGENRAAEAAKQAIQSPLLETSITGAKGVLLNITGGSNLGLFEVNEAAELVAQAADQDANIIFGAVIDEDLKDEIRITVIATGFEKDMVKMIDTQEQNIIRRPEIKEVAATTEQDVKSDRNEDLDIPIFLRRKR